Genomic window (Cucumis sativus cultivar 9930 chromosome 2, Cucumber_9930_V3, whole genome shotgun sequence):
CCGCCACTCCCACTTCCACTCCCAGTCCAACCCTTCTTCCTCCTTTAATCCACCATGGCAGACCCTACTGAGGTCTCCGTGATTACACTCGGAGGAAAGGGTTCATCGCTTTCATCTTCCTCTGTCTATGCCATTGCTCATGGCTTCGCTCTTGTTCGGATTGACTCATCGGCCCTCGACAggctttcttcttcatccaacAATCCAAATGCTGCATCCATTAAGCACCACCTCCTCATTCCCGATTTTCTAACTCGTGAAGAAGCCAGGGCGTCCCTTGTTGTCCTCCTAAACAAGCTTATCATTTCTAGCTCTTCAGGGATTCGTTCGGTTATTCCTGTTCTAATTACGGAGACTCTTAATTCGAAACCAGAAACTTTACAATTTGAATCACTTGATGTGACCAATGAGGAGTTATCCGTTTTCAAGCAATCGTGTTATGTTTTGAATGGAGTTTGCGCGTTGTTGGACCATCAATCAACGGCATTATCTTCCGTTGCCGATGCTGTGGCTGGCATATCTTGCGAGGCGTCTAAAGCTGATGTGTCTGCGTTTAGTTTGATGGACTCGGGTGATGGGTTCGCCTCGAAGGAGGAGGTAGGAGTCGCCAATGATATGAAGGTACTTCTAAATGGATCTAAGTTGGTGGGTAAGATTGAGAGTGAAGCTATCTCTAAGATTCCAAAGGTTCATGgatgcttaagagagcaagCGAAGTTGGTGCACTCAAGAATGCGGGTTGAGTTGAACTCTAGTGTGAAAATTGGGAAAGGAGGATCTTTGAGTTCTGGGACTGAGGATACCACTCGGACCGCATTGTTGTCATTTGCAGCCATGTTGTGGGACTTGGGAAAATGTAGTTTGGACAGAGGAAAGTTGATTTTGGGTTCAAGTGGCGACGAGAATATAAAGGCAAGTTTGGCGAGTTTGCTTGCTAGGGAATGCCCTAGTAATGAGAGTCTAAGAAAGGAATACAAACTTGTCTGCGAATTGTCTTTGGATGAGAAGTACGATGAGTTTGTCCATACTGTGAATGTGTTGTTGGTAACTGTATGGAAAATTTTCTCTTGGGAGGCTACAGCAGCTCTCTTGACAATTGAAGGTGGTGAGTTAATAGGTAAGGGTCAAGATGTTGGCACGAATGAAGCTAACGAGAAGGttgtaaaaaagaatgagaagaagaagaaagcagTATTGGGTAAAGGAACTAGTGTGGTTGTTCAATCGATTAAAGATAAATTGCAGGGTAACGGCGGTGGTCTGGGGTCATTGGAGAACTTGGTAAAAGATCTTTTATCCTTTTTGGATCCCAAGGCTTCCGGGTTTGATAATCTattgaagaaaatcaaagatatAGTTGAAAGCAACGAAAGTAGGAGGCTACCGAAGCTTCCCAAGGTAATGACATATGTCAAAACTTCACCTAAATTCCAAGTTATTTAGCCTTCCTCTTGTTTTGGTCAAGGAGGTGGACTCTCATTAGAATAATATTATCATCCTTTGTTATAGCTTCTGTCTCCGCCGTTATTTCTTTAATTGCATATGCCCCCACATATTTCAGGTTGTGCTAACAATGGAATCATACTTTTACCATCcgttaaaaaatgttaaaaatagaGGCTTTACTAAGTACTTATTTAATACCCCATCAGCAAATACACATCAAAATAACTACAATTAtccatattatattttaattatttggttcgTTCTATGTCACCTTTGTAATTATCATAGATAGTTCCTTCGACCACTTAAAACTTTTGTAACACATGATATTGTTACTCAAACTGAATCTCTGACAAGTGATCATTctatttgtttgattgtgttttttttaatattatgcttcttatcctttttttagaaaaaaaaaaaaattatgccTTATTTTAGTAGcttgttttgaaaacattgCGGGCAGTAGTTGAAAGGAAACAATATTTTACTGTCAAGCActagatatatatacacacacacacatatagaATCCAACTGTGCTTACTTATGTTTCTCTGTGTACCGTCAATATGATGACAATAGTTTTCTCTCTGTAGTCACAAATCAGTATGCCATGTCTTGCTATTCAACTTCCTTACAATTCCAAGgcatatttgttaatatttttattttttgataaGACTGAAAGCTTTGGTATGCTTTAAGTAGAACTTTTGTTTCCAAAATGAGCATAGTTCAACTGACATAGTGGTTGTACACTATGAACCTTGAAGTCAGAGGTTTGCTTCCACACCCTTATATATTGTGAACAAAAGTAAcatctttgtttatttatttgtttttttttgtgagtTGGTTAATGGCAAAGGCTCATGAAGATCGATTGTTACTGCTCGCcccaattatattttatgaatggaACTGgggaattttttgtttcttttagaagtctcaaatttagaaaataatatggaAAGTAAAACATTCCTTTTCGTTTGATAGGTTAAAGATATAGGCTTGtgcattgttttatttatgctTCTGCTTAACTCTTTTGTTTATTCGGTGACCCTTTggtttgatttaatattttattgttttttttctctctttctaacTCAAGTAAGGTGTTTGTTAATTTAACTCATTTGCTGTCACTTTCATGTTAGGGGACTCGGGATTTTGCGAAAGAGCAAATGACAATTAGAAAGCAAGCATTTTCAATTATAGAGAGCGTTTTTGAGCGGCATGGTGCCACAACCTTGGATACTCCAGCTTTTGAGTTGAGAGAAACTCTCACAGGGAAATATGGAGAAGATTCCAAGCTGATTTTTGATCTGGCCGATCAGGTTATAATAGATGTTCTTACTTGTGCTAATGGAACCACcatatctttcttttcaaattttaaaagatatattgtTGAGCTGtttagttaaaattattcCTCCCTTCATCCTAAGCATCTATTCATGTTTCGtgaaataattacataattaCCAATTAActgaattatttttatctgTCGCTGAGACTAATGATAGTTGATTGTTGATATTTTtggaactttatttttaagtagTTCTTGTATCTGTTGCCTTATTAATGCTATTTGCAAGCATGACTTTAAATGATGTTGAGCATTTTCAAGAATGTTAACATTCAATCCTTATGTCAAGGTTCTCTAATCCTTTCGGTATTAAGTAATCAATTCTTTTCTGGTTCTCCATCATTGTAATTTCTTTCACAGTTTGTTTACAGGGTGGGGAGCTCTATTCGCTTAGATACGACTTGACTGTTCCGTTTGCTAGGTATGTGGCCATGAATGGTTTAACATCATTCAAAAGGTATCAAATAGCAAAAGTTTATAGAAGGGACAACCCATCTAAAGGAAGATACCGTGAATTTTATCAATGTGATTTGGATATTGCTGGTCACTATGAAAAGATGGGGCCAGATTTTGAGGTTATCAAGATACTAACAGAGCTACTTGATGAACTGAACATCGGGGAATACGAGGTAACCTTTTTGATTAATTGTTCTGCTGAACACAActcattgttttttgtttgtttgatgtctatttttatgaacttttagtattttgaataattatgaTGCCTCAGCAACTATGTCgcaaaacaacaaacaaatatattataagtGCATTTGCCCTAGTTATCATATTCTTAGAGTGGATTGGATTCCTAGATTCCCTTTCTATAACATTGAGTTGCTTCAGTCTATTCATATTGTTACCATTGacctaatttattttgtaccCATACTCTTTTGCAGATAAAATTGAATCATCGAAAGCTATTGGATGGAATGTTAGAAATTTGTGGAGTACCACCTGaaaagtttagaaccatatgTTCTAGTATTGACAAGTTAGACAAGCAATCGTTTGACCagataaaaagagaaatggtAATTTAAATAAACTGTCTATCACAATCTTATTATTAAGCAAGCCTGCCTCTTTCTGCATTCCCTTCGTGAtatctttagttttttaaaattatgtctTCTAACATATTTACATAATTGCATTTCACCTGGGCCAAAAGTCTTTGATAAACTCTTACCTTAATCCTTTTTCCTAGTTCTGCATTATTTATCATCCATCTTGGCCGTAACAATAATGGAGTTATTGTACTtgattataattaacttttactTCCTAGGTGGAGGAAAAGGGGTTGACCGTGGAGGTAGCTGAAAGAATTGGTAATTTTGTGAAGGAAAGGGGACATCCATTAGACTTATTATCTAAGCTTAAACAGGAGCAAAGCGCGTTACTACAAAATAAAGGATCTTCTGATGCATTGAGTGAATTAGATATTTTGTTCAGTGCtctagaaaagtcaaagtgtATTGATAAAGTGGTATTTGACTTGAGTCTTGCCAGAGGACTTGATTACTACACTGGAGTAATTTATGAAGCTATTTTTAAAGGTGGCACCCAGGTAAGTTTCTATATGTTATAATCATGCCTGTCtctaccatttttgtttttgactTGTTATGCTACTGACCATGGAGTTATTGGCATTGACTTGTTATTGCTACTTGTTTCAAGATCCTGTCGTTGCTCTTTATGAATAAGTAACTGTTTGTTGTTGTGGATGGTAACGGATCAACTTCTTTATGTATTTGTGAAATTTACACCAGGGAAAGTATTTTGAGGCATGGACTTGTTTTTAGTTATGCAACAATATGATACTTCATTGACTTCTAATGACAATTCTTTCTGCTATCTAAGATTATTTCTCCTTGGTTACAGTACCTGCAATGATGTATAAAGCTATCAACGTGTTATCTTGCTGCCCactaatacatattttatttggattCTTTGAGGATTTAATTAGCAAATCATTTATATTCTCAGGTTGGATCTATTGCTGCTGGTGGACGATTTGACAACCTTATTGGAATGTTTGGCTCCAAGCAGATCCCAGCAGTTGGTATCAGTCTTGGTATTGAGCGAGTTCTTGTTATTATGgaacaaattttgaaagatcaaaacaaggtaatgagtttgattttgtttgctgaccatttgattttttatggGTTTTTCTCCTGACCGTTTCTTTACAATGGTCTTCACCTTTCTTTAAggcaaaatttgaacattttagggttttctttttttttttttttttaggctAGAAATTAATTGTAGtctcaaaatatgaaaaggatTTTGAAAACGTGGTTCAGAGGTAGATAGCAAATAAAGAAACTCATGATAGTGGGAGTAGTGTTGTTTagaagcttaattttcaaaaaacaaaaactaaaaatgaaatgtttatCAATGGAGATTTTAGAGGTATGTGCTTCTCCTATAGTTAAACGTTAAAATGAAACTCAAAACTCTAAGTCATCACATTTCCACAATACCACCGTTAAGGTTTGGACATATAAAAATTAGGGTAGGTTtagtttaacttttcaagTAAAGTCATTTtggaaaagttgaaaatcttTTTTGAAACTCTAAGTGtactattttaaatagtttccATCCAAAGAGATTATATAGAAATGACTtctttgaaaaacattttttttagtcatTCCAAACAAGCCCTATTCAACTGTTGGGATTTTGCAGGCTGTTCGGGCGACTAAGACTGACGTTTTAGTGAGCATACTGGGAGATGATTTGACACTAGCAGCGGAGCTTGCAAGTGAGATGTGGGGTGCAAAACTTAATGTTGAATTCCTGGTCAATAAAAGAGTAATGAAACATATCGATCGTGCGAAAGAGTCGAGAATCCCTTGGATAGTATTTTTAGGGGAACGTGAAGTGAGTGAAGGGATTGTGAAGTTGAAAAACGTGGAAACCTTTGAAGAAGTAACAATTTCCAGAAGCACCATCATTGACGAACTCAAGAAACGCCTCACCCCTTGATCGATAACATTGCTATTGCAAAATGGCAGAGCTTGTCTTCTTCAATCTAAAATTGGAAACAACTATTTTTacagaaatttttttatactgATATGAACTCAAGTGTcaatatttaagaattttagTGTGGCTCACTTTTCATTTGGGCTGTGTTTGACAACCCTAacccatttttgttttatacttGTTGACATTAGTGGCTgaattcctttcttttcttggttGTTTATTCCTGTATCACCATTGGTTAGAATGGAATCTATACACAAAATTACGTTTAGATGCTTTTATTATTGATCAAATTTCCTAGGTTCGTTGTTTAAGAAGAATTGGAAGGATTTTCACAAGGGATTTAGTTTAATTGTAATTgagataattttattgaagctcacaaatttgtaggttgaaaattttgattgaattttattttatagagaTTCTGTTATAGAATTATTATGAAACGGAAAGCTGTGTAAGAAGAGGAATAAAGatgtttttcatttgtaaCAAAAACAGTGGACGGTGGAGAAAGAGTGATCTCCCGGCAACGACGAAAAAGGAATAACTGCCGTTCCCCTTTTGTTGGGTTACCCATAAAAACGACCTTTTTTTTCTGTGGGCCTATCAATTCCTTCTCATCATTTCCTTTCAAACAAAGATTACGGATAGCGTTTTGCCCTTTTCCCACTCTGATTCTCCATAACCCACCGCCATGGACGACGAGTTCCACGATTGGGAGCTTCTCCATGAGTATGACCCCACTTTCCCCCAACCCTACTCTTCCAATCTTCCCTATTCGAACTCGACGTTTTCGAAGGAATTTGAAGGCGATTCGGGCACCGAAAGCACAATCTGTTTGGATTACTTCTCTCTTCGTAATCACGAATCGAGTCCAAAAACTCCCCTGAAGTTTACTGTAACTAATGGGTGTTTGGTCGAGATAGAAAACCTCAGCTCCGTTGATTCTGGTTCGGAGATTCGGAGTTGTCGTAAGAATACGAGTGAATTTGGGTCTGACTTGGGAGACGACCTTTTGGGCGAATGTGAATTGAACCAATCTCACGAGAACGGTCCTTTAGGTATTACGAAAAGCGTAGCTGGGTTCGAAGAAATTTCAATCGAGGACGAGAATTTGGATAGACGGGAGACCGATGATGGTGAATTGAAAGGCTCTCCTCTTGTTGCCAGAGATGAACTGCTTCGTGTGAAGGACACGTATGACCCGACGGAATCCGAAGAACCTAGAGAAGAAAGTGAGAGCCAAGATGAGATTTTGGACGACACTTATTCTAATTGGAGTGGAAACGAGTCATTTGCAATGAAATCTGGAGACGATGGAAAAGAGAACGATGCAGGCAGCGATCATATAGAGAGTGTAAATGATATTTCGAacaatgaagatgaagattcgAGTGAGAAAATAGATGTGGCAATGGCGGTAGAAGAAGTGAAAGTTGAGGCAAAATCTGGTGAGTTAGAGGCACAGAGGACGAAAGCTGTGTGGTGGAAGGTTCCTTTTCAGGTTTTGAGGTATTGCTTTTTAAGGGCTAGCCCTGCATGGTCCTTTTCTGTGGCTGCTGCTTTCATGGGAATGATGATATTGGGACGTAAATTGTACAAGATGAAGAGGAAAGCTAAAAGCCTTCACTCGAAGATTGCGGTGAATGATAAGGTTAGTTATTGCGTCTTTCGATTACCATATTTTTGTCATCCTTGGGAGAACTTCTTTCGTTTAATACCCCTTTTGGAAGTAAGCAACGTAGTTTTGAATCAATCGGTGTTAAACATATTTGGAGATCCAGTTCAATTCCAAGCAACCTCATTTGTTTTATGGGATGTGGTTCTTGTGATTGAGATGGTGTTTTTCTAAGCTTGTGATTGTTTCAATAGAATAACTCTCCTCTCAATGCAATTTCTTTGATTGACATTGGAGCACCTGTGATCCATCATAAATCCTCTCTTTTAATTGTGCTTTTTGTGTTGAAATTGATGTGCACTATCTTCTGGATTGCACAGGCAAGTGCCACCCTTGTATCATTATGCAGCTCTTTCCATTATTCacatcaaacaaataattaaaatattttataaaagaaataagaaattttcaaCATGGCACAATTTTATGAACAATGTGGTAAGATGCACAAAGATGATGGACTTGTAGAAACTAAccaaaatttgttgtttactTCTGGAACTAccttattttcattatttgtgGCTAAAGAAGCCCTGTAGCCAGTGCCAAGAAACTTGATTCCTTTAGTAGTGCCATTATACGTTTTTTCCTACCTTTGTTAGAACATTTGGAAAAGGAACTTCAGATGATTTAATGCCTAAACACGAGGGGCATATAGAATCAAACCCTTCtggtttgtttatatttgtagtTAGGGTTAGACTTATACACGTCTCGACTTAACTCACGGGAAAGCTTTATCTAACCCTATAATATTTAGGTGTAAAGAAAACTCGTTAGGTAGGTGACCAACATGGGTTTAAAGACATTCCTTCCTATACCCATGTTCTTTATCTACCATAAGCCAATTCGCGATGATTGAGATGacgaaaataaatttgaaagcaTAGTAGAACCcattaaaacttttaaagaCTGAGATGCAGTTGGATTATCGAATGAAATCTTGTTAGTGGGTCAATTAGCCTGGGTTAGAACTAGAAGCTTTCAAGCCTACCTATAGGCTTATTGACTTTTGTGATGTATAACTTTCTCATTACGAGGGAAAAATGAGGCTTTGTCCCCCTTCCCATATGCATACAAATTCATTTCATACTCTGGAAAACTTGATTGAATGATGGCAAAAACTTAATACTGGTACACAAATTTTTGTAGAGGGTATCACACTTTGCAGATCGGGCTGCACGTTTGAATGAGGCCTTTTCGGTGGTGAGACGGGTGCCTGTGGTGAGAGGTCCATTGACAGGTGGAGGTGCAAATTCTTGGCCTGCCATGAGTATGAGATGAAGTTTCTTGTATTCATgaaaatctaaactattttgaGATGTTGGAGGTCTGGTTGTGTGCAACATAGTATGTAAATGTGAAGTTCATaggtagtttttctttctttctttctttctttctttctttctttttgcgATGATTTGTGTGTAAATGATGAATATGTAAGCCTCTTCCACACCAACTGtactttttagaattttgtatGATAAGATTTTACAGATTCAATGGATAATAGACATGTGCACCCCCGAAGAAGtgtttgtttagttttagtaATTCATGGAGATGAATGAAGATTGAAAGTTTATCATTTATGGtgtttttttggataaatttGAGAAGCAAATGAACTTCAAGCATGGTGAGATAGTATTATTTTGTGATCATATATTTTGGTAATATGATTTGGTTTGATTGGAGGTGACAAAAAGGGACTCTTGATCTTGATGATACCTTCCAATCTTCTCATTCCCAATTGCTctaaaatctcaaattaaaagagCTCTCACCCAAACCAACCTCTCAATTTTCGCCCTCAAATTTATCCCtaattttgagataaataagattttatatTGGATGACTAAATTTATGAAACAATGTATATTTTGCTTAATTGGTCATTACATTATATCCTAATCTTAGTCATTTATTTGCTGGAAAATTTTGCaccaaatattttctatatgtCAGTGAAATTTTTATCCTTAATCTTCTACTACATCATAACTCACTCTTTATagatttatttaataagattttgaaaatatatatcatttaagTAATTCATAATATGTTGTTTagttagatttaaaatatctttatattattttaaagttataaactaattatatctatctttaataaatctctatatatttatttactaagctttcgaaaatatataattaaagagttgttaatatttgttagttagaatttgaaaaaaaaaagtatttttaataacttttgaaaaaaatgtatttttaagaactttttttttaaaaaaaagtgtttttaataattttttcaaaaactgtatttttaataatttcttttgaacaaaatgtatttttaataagattttgaaatatttatatttattattttaattttgtattaaactaatttttagaCTATTtcttatatgtttatttaagaTATAAATCATTCGTAGTCTACACTAGTAGATGAGTTGAAACTTTTGACTATTATGTTGAAACTTTTGactattatgttttatttgtatGTTCGTTTCAATAatgtgttttatttatatcttcttttgaATCTACCTAAACAAGGAGAGATCTAGTAAGGAGCAAAGGGACATATGGTTCTaacatttccaaaatttgtattttaatattaattttgaagcgtaacattacaatatatattaaataatgttttattattactaaattcTGCCGATGGTACCGTGGTTGTGCCTCTTCAAAAATCAATGTTTTGAGTTGAAATCTTATTTATTAGCATATGTGAATTGATTCAAGCTTAAGGTAGGTTATTGGATTTCACAAAACACATGCCTATTTACATATTAATTATCAAAGCATAAACCTCTTTGGTAGAGGTCCTATCCCACCCTCTCTTGATTTGGCTACAAACTTGGTATCATATAAAAGATGATATGGATAGCTACTAGTTTGAGTTTGATATAATAAAGATCCATAATAATATAATCCTTACACCTACGTGACGTTCCCCCACATAATCTCTTCCAAAATGCCTTTTTTATCGCATTCGGTGCGGTTCCTGAAGCCCAATGTTAATATCAAAACTACGCGTCGCTTTTAAATTCCACAGTCATCGTTGTCATCATCTCTCCCTCATTTGCACGCCGGCAGCGGCGGCCCACACAAGCAATCGTTTCCCACAAACGACGTAGCCGGGAACTTCGTCGCCGGAAGCAGGCCACACAAATGGTTGTAGCTCACATTCAAGTTTTTCAGCCCCACCACCCCGCCGGGTACTTTACCGAACACCACATTTCTCGACAAATCCAAGTACTTCAAGCTCTTCACTATCCTCAAATCCTGCAGCTTAAAATTCAACTTGTTTCCGGCTCCCCAAAATCCGACCAAGTAATCCGTCCGGTTCAACAATCCCACCGGACTCCCCCAAATTTCGTTCTCCGATAAATCAATGTAATCGTAGAAAAACGTTTCAGTCGGCTTCCAATCGTCCAGCTTCATTTTGATCCCACATTTCGCCAATTTCAAAGAGTATATAATCGGCGACGACGTCACCCATTTCGGAATTTTCCCCAGATGAAATTTGTTGTAAGATAAATCCAACGACTCGATCCCTTTCACAAACAACTCCGGGAACGGATCCACCAGCGAATTCCGAGACAGATCCAGGTTGAATATTTTCGTCAAATTTCTGAAGCTTTTCGGCACAACTCCAGAGATGTAATTGGATGAGAGATCGAGTGTATCCAGAGCCCTAAAATTTCCAAGAAAATCAGGAATATTTCCTGTTATCAAATTGTGCCCTAACTCTAGATAACTAAGCTTCGGAGCCAGGGATGAAATTGAACGCGGAATTTTGCCGGTGAGTTTATTGTGTGAAAGTCTGAGAATCCTCAACTCCGGAAACGATCCCCAAATATCCGGAACAGCACCGGTGAATCGATTCCGTTCGAGGCTGAGGAACGTCAGACTTTTGAGTTGCTTGATTCCAATGGGTATGGATCCAGTGAGAAGGTTGCTACCGAGTATAAGCTGAGTCAGGCGAGTCATTTTGGAAATCGAACTGGGAATAGGACCAGTGAATCTGTTACCTTGAACACTAAATGCCTCAAGTTGGCTCATATTTCCTATAGCGGCCGGTAATTGACCTGAAAGCTTATTGTTCTCGATGTACACAAAGAGTAGTTTAGGGAGTTTGAAGAGAGAAAGTGGAAAAGGACCTGAAATGTTACGAAGGTTAACAAGATAGATTCCGTCCAAGTAAGGGAGGTTGGAGAGGGAGTTGGAGATGGTGCCGGAGAGAAAGGCATTGGGGCGGTCTAGTTGGCCGTAGAGGCTGAGACTGGTGACGCGATTGGGGACGGAGCAAGTGACTCCATCCCAAGTACAGCAGTCGACCCCAGGCTTCCATGAGGACAAAATGCCGGAGGGGTCGGCAGTAATGGCGGACTTGAAAGCAAGAAGAGCTTTCTGGTCGGCGACATGACAGGTGGAAACAAGgttgaaaaagagaaggagaaatgGAAGAGCGAAAAAAGAAGAGACGTTCATGATTAATGAAATGACTCAATGAGATGAGAGTGAAAGTGGGAAtttagagaaataaaagaagaggGAGGGAGGTGAAGCCGTGAAGGTGTTGAAGAAGGTGTTGAAGGTGATGGCGTCGGCCACAGTTGTTGACCGTTGAAATGATGATTGGAAGGTCACACCTGTCACCCATACAACTTAATGGAAAGGCCATGTGGGACTTTGGAGGTAAATGCACATTTTTTAGCTTTACTTTCACAACTTCTATTATGGTCGAACTCTTTTATTGCTTCAATCCCTAGATTTGTATTATTACACTCATCCCAACTcaatttacattatatattatcCACTTCCATAATTCATAAATGTATTCTATTTGGATGAGTTTGTCAAAATTGATCCTACCTCactttaaatcaaatataattcaCTCTATTCGTAAAAGTTAGTGAGCCTCGCATACAATAAAACCAACCTCTTGTtttcacttcaaaattttctcttccttaCCTTTGCCGTGATTGGGCAAGACTTAaccttttgctatttttcaattGAATCTCATTtgttaaaccaaaaaaaaaaaaaaaaaaaaaaaaaaacataaaatctaTCTTAAGATGATATAAGTTAAAGATTAAATCAACTTATCGGAACTAAAGTCCAATTTTTATTCCacatattttccttttatcttatttttttccatcaattttGTTGGTTCAAATTCATGGGTAAGAAATAGTATGATATAGACGTGGATAAGACACCAATAATATTGTTTCCAATACAAGGCAGATCCCTGATGTGTGTGTAGATATCCTTAGTTACATTATTTGGAGATGCTTTCTAGATGCATGTAactctatttattattcatcttCAATGGTATGTGTACATatactcatttattttctctcttttaagaaagatcaatatatatatttacgaGTGGTATAAAAAGAGTTCATTTTATTCAtcatttgtaatatttataatcaacCAATTTAAGAAACACTATTAGCAAATTGAATGAATTTGtgacaattttcttctttttctgttcT
Coding sequences:
- the LOC101221133 gene encoding probably inactive leucine-rich repeat receptor-like protein kinase At2g25790 codes for the protein MNVSSFFALPFLLLFFNLVSTCHVADQKALLAFKSAITADPSGILSSWKPGVDCCTWDGVTCSVPNRVTSLSLYGQLDRPNAFLSGTISNSLSNLPYLDGIYLVNLRNISGPFPLSLFKLPKLLFVYIENNKLSGQLPAAIGNMSQLEAFSVQGNRFTGPIPSSISKMTRLTQLILGSNLLTGSIPIGIKQLKSLTFLSLERNRFTGAVPDIWGSFPELRILRLSHNKLTGKIPRSISSLAPKLSYLELGHNLITGNIPDFLGNFRALDTLDLSSNYISGVVPKSFRNLTKIFNLDLSRNSLVDPFPELFVKGIESLDLSYNKFHLGKIPKWVTSSPIIYSLKLAKCGIKMKLDDWKPTETFFYDYIDLSENEIWGSPVGLLNRTDYLVGFWGAGNKLNFKLQDLRIVKSLKYLDLSRNVVFGKVPGGVVGLKNLNVSYNHLCGLLPATKFPATSFVGNDCLCGPPLPACK
- the LOC101221612 gene encoding histidine--tRNA ligase, cytoplasmic, which gives rise to MADPTEVSVITLGGKGSSLSSSSVYAIAHGFALVRIDSSALDRLSSSSNNPNAASIKHHLLIPDFLTREEARASLVVLLNKLIISSSSGIRSVIPVLITETLNSKPETLQFESLDVTNEELSVFKQSCYVLNGVCALLDHQSTALSSVADAVAGISCEASKADVSAFSLMDSGDGFASKEEVGVANDMKVLLNGSKLVGKIESEAISKIPKVHGCLREQAKLVHSRMRVELNSSVKIGKGGSLSSGTEDTTRTALLSFAAMLWDLGKCSLDRGKLILGSSGDENIKASLASLLARECPSNESLRKEYKLVCELSLDEKYDEFVHTVNVLLVTVWKIFSWEATAALLTIEGGELIGKGQDVGTNEANEKVVKKNEKKKKAVLGKGTSVVVQSIKDKLQGNGGGLGSLENLVKDLLSFLDPKASGFDNLLKKIKDIVESNESRRLPKLPKGTRDFAKEQMTIRKQAFSIIESVFERHGATTLDTPAFELRETLTGKYGEDSKLIFDLADQGGELYSLRYDLTVPFARYVAMNGLTSFKRYQIAKVYRRDNPSKGRYREFYQCDLDIAGHYEKMGPDFEVIKILTELLDELNIGEYEIKLNHRKLLDGMLEICGVPPEKFRTICSSIDKLDKQSFDQIKREMVEEKGLTVEVAERIGNFVKERGHPLDLLSKLKQEQSALLQNKGSSDALSELDILFSALEKSKCIDKVVFDLSLARGLDYYTGVIYEAIFKGGTQVGSIAAGGRFDNLIGMFGSKQIPAVGISLGIERVLVIMEQILKDQNKAVRATKTDVLVSILGDDLTLAAELASEMWGAKLNVEFLVNKRVMKHIDRAKESRIPWIVFLGEREVSEGIVKLKNVETFEEVTISRSTIIDELKKRLTP
- the LOC101221371 gene encoding uncharacterized protein LOC101221371, with product MDDEFHDWELLHEYDPTFPQPYSSNLPYSNSTFSKEFEGDSGTESTICLDYFSLRNHESSPKTPLKFTVTNGCLVEIENLSSVDSGSEIRSCRKNTSEFGSDLGDDLLGECELNQSHENGPLGITKSVAGFEEISIEDENLDRRETDDGELKGSPLVARDELLRVKDTYDPTESEEPREESESQDEILDDTYSNWSGNESFAMKSGDDGKENDAGSDHIESVNDISNNEDEDSSEKIDVAMAVEEVKVEAKSGELEAQRTKAVWWKVPFQVLRYCFLRASPAWSFSVAAAFMGMMILGRKLYKMKRKAKSLHSKIAVNDKRVSHFADRAARLNEAFSVVRRVPVVRGPLTGGGANSWPAMSMR